The Agromyces sp. G08B096 DNA window GGCGGCGTCGTTCGCCCCGATCGCGTCGACCACCTCGTCGAGCAGGGCGCCGTGCGTGTAGCCGAGCAGGGCGACCGCGCGCTCGTAGTCGATGGTCGATCCTTCGGAGCCGGCGATGAGCTGGTCGAGGAGGGACAGCGTGTCTCGAGGGGACCCTCCGCCGGCGCGCACCACGAGGGCGAGCACGCCGGGCTCGACCGTGATGCCCTCCTCTTCGCAGAGCTGCTGCACGTAGTCGAGCATCGGCGCGGGCGGCACCAGCCGGAACGGGTAGTGGTGCGTACGCGAACGGATGGTGCCGAGCACCTTGTCGGGCTCGGTCGTGGCGAAGATGAACTTCACGTGCTCGGGCGGCTCTTCGACGAGCTTCAGCAGGGCGTTGAAGCCCTGCGGCGTGACCATGTGCGCCTCGTCGAGGATGAAGATCTTGTAGCGGTCGCGGGCGGGCGCGAACACGGCACGTTCACGCAGGTCGCGCGCGTCGTCGACGCCGTTGTGGCTCGCCGCGTCGATCTCGACCACGTCGAGCGATCCGCCGCCGCCGCGCGAGAGCTCGACGCAGCTCGGGCACGTGCCGCACGGGGTGTCGGTGGGACCCTCGGCGCAGTTGAGGCAACGCGCCAGGATGCGGGCGGAGGTGGTCTTGCCGCAGCCGCGCGGGCCGCTGAAGAGATAGGCGTGGTTCACCCGGTCGGTGCGCAGCGCGGTCATGAGCGGCTCGGTGACCTGCGACTGGCCGATCATCTCGGCGAACGTCTCTGGCCGATAGCGGCGATACAGGGCGGTGACCACGGGTCAATGCTAGACGTCCCGGCTGACAGCGGGCCCGGGCCGGAGCGACACGCTGACCGGGCCCGCGGGGCCCTTCCCGCCCGAGGCATCCCAGACGACTACGATGCGAGGACGCGAGGCGCGCCACGCGTCGGCGAGGGCGCCGGCGGAAGGGGGAACCGATGACCAGGACCTTCACACCCGATCGGGTGGCGAAGTTCGAGAAGCTGCTGCTCGCGGAGCGCAGCGAGGCGGAATCGCGGCTCGCCGAGCACCGGCAGGGCATGGCCGAGGTCCGGGTGGCGAGATCGGATGCCTCCGCCGACGACGAGCACGACCCCGAGGGTCCGACCATGACCCAGGAATGGTCGCAGCGGACGGCCGTGCTGGCCGACGCCGAGGCCGAGGTCGCCGACGTCGACCGGGCGCTCGCCCGGCTCGCCGACGGCACCTACGGCGTGTGCGAGCGCTGCGGCAAGCCCATCACGGTGGCGCGGCTCGAGGCCCGCCCGACCGCGACGCTCTGCATCGACTGCGCCCGCCTGGAGCGCTGACGCGGGTGCCGGCCGCCGGCGAACCGGCCGCCGGCACCCGCCTCGTCCGTCAGGCGCCGGCGCTCCGGCGTCGTCCGATCACCAGCGCGGCGACGCCCGCGACGAGCACGAGCAAGGCGACCGCGGCGGGACCGGCCGCCTCGAACCCGGTGTCGGCCGTGCGACCGGGCGTGCCGCCCGTCCCGGCACCACCGGTGCCGCTGCCACCGCCGCCCGCGGGCTGGTAGACGAAGCCGCCGGGCAGGGTGCCCTCGCCGCAGTCCTCCGACCCGATCACCGTGACGTCGACCGTGCCGGTGCCGGCCGGCGCGACCGCGGTGATAGTCGTGTCGTCGACCACCGTGAAGGAGGTCGCGGGGGTCGTGCCGAAGAGCACGGCGGTCGCGCCTGCGAAGCAGTGGCCGGTGATGGTCACCTGCGTGCCGCCCGACGCCGGCCCCGTGCCCGGCGTCACCCCGTCGACGGTCGTCACGGGCAGGTAGGTGAACTCGACGGCCTCGGTCGGGCCGGCGGCCGTGGTGACCACGACCTCCACGGCGCCGGGCGCGTGCGGCGGCGTCGTGAAGGTGATCGTCTCGTCGTCGACCTGCACGAACGGGACGGACACCCCGTCGACGGTCACGAGGCTCGCGCCGCCGAGGTCGGTGCCCGTGAGGGTCACCGGGGTGCCGCCGGTCTCCGGCCCGCTCGCCGGCTCGATCCCGAGGATCGCGCCGAGCGGCGGCAGATAGGTGAACGCGTCCTCCAGCACGCCGGTGCCGCAGTCCGCGCTGCCGACGACCGAGACATCCACCACGCCCACGCCGGGCGGCGCGACGGCGGTGATCTGCGTGTCGCCGTTGATGACGAAGCTCGTCGCCGGCACGTCGCCGAAGAACGCGGCCGTGGCCCCGGTGAAGCAGAGGCCGGTGATCACGACCGAGGTGCCGCCCGCCTCCGGTCCCGTCGCCGGGGTGACCGTGTCGATGCTGGTGACCGGGTTGTACGTGAACGGCAGCTGCGCGGTGCCCACGGGGTTCGTCACGACGACCTGCACGACGCCCGGCGCGTGCGGCGGGGTCACGAAGGTCAGCGTGCCGTCGTCGACGATCGTGAACGGCACGCTCACCCCGTCGATCGTCACCTCGGTGGTCGTCGACAGCCCGGTGCCCGTCACGGTCACCGGCGTGCCGCCGGTCTCCGGCCCGTGGTCGGGGCTGAGGGCCGTGAGCACCACCGGCGGGATGTAGGTGAAGGTCAGCGGCCCGCTGGCGCCGAACGGTCCGCTCACCACGACCGGCACGGGTCCGGCCGCGTGCGGCGGCGTCGTGAACTGCAGCGTCGTGTCGGTGAGGAAGACGAACGGCACGGGCACCCCGTCGACGGTCAGCGTGGTGGCGCCGACGAGATCGGTTCCGGTGACGGTGACGGCGGTGCCGCCGAGCGTCGTGCCTTCGTCGGGCTCGAGCGCGGTGATCGCGGGCGGCGGCACGTACGTGAACGGCAGCGGGCCGCTCGTGCCGCCCGGCGTCGTCACCGTCACGTCCACCTCGCCCGCGGCGTGCGGCGGCGTGACGAACGTGATCTCCGTGTCGCTCACCTGGGTGAACGGCACCGGGACACCGTCGATCGTCACCTCGGTGGCGCCGCCGAGTGCGGTGCCGGTGATGGTCACCGGCGTGCCGCCCGCGATCGGCCCCTCGTCGGGCGTCAGCAGTGCGAGCACCGGCGCGTCGACGAAGGTGAACGGCAGCGGGTTGCTCGATCCGCCGGGCGTGATCACCACGACGTCGACGGCGCCCGCCGCGTGCGGCGGCGTGACGAACGTGATCGTGCCGTCGTCCTCCACGGTGAACGGCACGCTCACCCCGTCGACCGTCACGTCGGTCGCGCCCTCGAGGTCGGTGCCCTCGATGGTCACCTCGGTGCCGCCCGCGACGGGCCCGGTGTCGGGCGTGAGGGCGGTGATCGCCGGTGCGGCGACGTAGGTGTAGGGCAGCTCGTTGCTCGGCCCGCCGGGCGTGATGACCGCCACGTCGACCGCACCCGCCGCGTGCGGCGGCGTGACGAACGTGATCTCGGTGTCGCTCACGGGCGTGAACGGCACGCTCACTCCGTCGACGAGCACCTCGGTGACCCCACCGAGGTCGGTGCCCGTGATGGTCACGGGCGTGCCGCCGGCGGTCGGCCCTTCATCGGGCGTCAGGGCGGTGATCACCGGTGCGGGCACGTAGGTGAACGGCAGAGGCGCGCTCGCTCCGCCGGCGGTCGTCACGACGACGTCCACGGTTCCCGCGGCGTGCGGGGGCGTGATGAACGACACGGTCGTGTCGTCGACCTGCGTGAACGGCACGCTCACCCCGTCGATGGTCAGCTCGGTGGCGCCGCCGAGGTTCGTCCCCTCGACGGTGACGATCGTGCCGCCCGCCGTCGGGCCTTCATCCGGCGTCAGCGAGGTCAGCACCGGCGCCGGCACGTACGTGAACGGCAGCGGCTCGGATGACCCGCCCGGCGTCGTCACCACCACATCGACGACGCCGGCCGCGTGCGGCGGCGTCACGATGCTGATCGTGCCATCCGGCTCGACCGTGAACGGCACTTCGACACCGTCCACCGTCACCGAGGTCGCATCCTCCAGAGCGGTGCCCGCGATGATCACGTCCGTGCCGCCCGCCGTCGGACCCTCATCCGGCGTCAGCGAGGTCAGCACCGGCGCCGGCACATACGTGAACGGCAGCGGCTCGGATGACCCGCCCGGCGTCGTCACCACCACATCGACCACCCCGGCCGCGTGCGGCGGCGTCACGATGCTGATCGTGCCATCCGGCTCGACCGTGAACGGCACCTCGACGCCATCCACCGTCACCGAGGTCGCACCCTCCAGATCGGTGCCCGCGATGATCACGTCCGTGCCGCCCGCCGTCGGACCCTCATCCGGCGTCAGCGAGGTCAGCACCGGCGCCGGCACGTACGTGAACGGCAGCGGCTCGGATGACCCGCCCGGCGTCGTCACCACCACATCGACCACCCCGGCCGCGTGCGGCGGCGTCACGATGCTGATCGTGCCATCCGGCTCGACCGTGAACGGCACCTCGACACCGTCCACCGTCACCGACGTCGCACCCTCCAGATCGGTGCCCGCGATGACCACGTCCGTGCCGCCCGCCGTCGGACCCTCATCCGGCGTCAGCGAGGTCAGCACCGGCACGGGCACGTAGGTGAACGGCAGCGGGTTGCTGGTGCCGTTCGGCGTGGTCACGACGACGTCGACCTCGCCGGCCGCGTGCGGCGGCGTCACGAACGTGATCTCCGTCTCGCTCACCTGGGTGAACGTCACCGGGATCCCGTCGATCGTCACCGAGGTCGCACCGCCGAGGTCGGTGCCCGTGATCGTCACGGGCGTGCCTCCGGCGATCGGCCCGGCGTCGGGGTCGAGCTCGGTGAGCAGCGGCGCGGGCAGGTAGGTGAAGGGCAGCGGGCCGGACTCCCCGCCCGGCGTCGTCACGACGACGTCGACCTCACCGGCCGCGTGCGGCGGCGTCACGAACGTGATCTCCGTCGGGCTCACCTGCGTGAACGGCACCTCGACGCCGTCGATCGTCACCGAGGTCGCACCGCCGAGATCGGTGCCCGTGATCGTCACGGGCGTGCCGCCGGAGGCGGGTCCCTCGTCAGGCGTCAGGGCCGTGAGCACGGGCGGCGGCACGTAGGTGAACGGCAGCGGCGCGGATGCCCCTTCCGGCGTCGTCACGACGACGTCGACGGTGCCCGCGGCGTGCGGGGGCGTCACGAACGTGATCTCGGTCTCGCTCACCTGCGTGAACGGCACCGAGACCCCGTCGATCGTCACCGAGGTCGCACCACCGAGCTGCGTGCCGGTGATGGTCACCTCGGTCCCGCCCGCGGTCGGCCCCTCATCGGGATCGAGCGCCGTGAGGACCGGTGCGAGGGAGTCGAGCGCGATGACCGACGAGGAGGCGAGGTCGAGTTTCACGAGGTTCGAGCCCGCGACGTTCGGCAGCAGCGTGACGCTCAGCGCCCGCACGGTGAACGACCCGTCGCCGAGGTCGCCCGGCGTCGGCTGCTCGTTGATCACGACCGTGGCGATGTTCGCCAGCAACCCGTCGATCGCCGGGGAGAGCAGGTCGAGGACGGCGTCGACGACGCCGTCGATCGCGGCCGTCACCTCCGTCGAGGTGGCCGCGAGGATGCCCGTCACGGCCGGGCCGAGCACGCCGAGCACCGGGTCTGCCACCTCGTCGAGGAGGAGCGTTTCGAGTCCCGCCGTCAGGCCGTTGATGACGGTGGCGAGCGGGCCGGGCAGGCCGGGAAGCACCGTGATGTCGGCGTCGGTCGTGCCCGTGCCCGACGCGAGCTGGGCGAGCGTGCCCGAGACGCTGACGTTCGCGGTGAGCACGTCCTGATCGGGGATACC harbors:
- a CDS encoding TraR/DksA C4-type zinc finger protein — encoded protein: MTRTFTPDRVAKFEKLLLAERSEAESRLAEHRQGMAEVRVARSDASADDEHDPEGPTMTQEWSQRTAVLADAEAEVADVDRALARLADGTYGVCERCGKPITVARLEARPTATLCIDCARLER
- a CDS encoding IPT/TIG domain-containing protein, yielding MTGGKHPTVRTTSTASAPTRAEATAHRRLRRRLFRGVAWTSALALVFGGSTALTAVAAPGDDAEALGQFIGADLLELQAADLAYAYASDPGGPPLDTDPFNLAVLGALGLELDLIGDGLLQVPLVTDGTGPGILNLGEIGVVNSYASTPSAAEAVAASGAVSDDGTIAVSEDADPADFGNATIELTDLLAQLGVAAVTDELIDQASFEVGALASRAVDLPGADPTSDYRVTDLQVNLHSPAVAAITTDLRTAITGVSGSLTTSLNGLAAPGGVVDTLLAGVDLELAGLSSITIGEPTITVAVGDLQSAVDTVLGGDGAVLVSDDGAVTVNLTDGSITVDLATLVNPGGPNLNGLPPNTSVLTTEVIAMITAGVSNALGKIVTPLTNAVNQLVQESTVDIDIPISATAGLPVLGIPDQDVLTANVSVSGTLAQLASGTGTTDADITVLPGLPGPLATVINGLTAGLETLLLDEVADPVLGVLGPAVTGILAATSTEVTAAIDGVVDAVLDLLSPAIDGLLANIATVVINEQPTPGDLGDGSFTVRALSVTLLPNVAGSNLVKLDLASSSVIALDSLAPVLTALDPDEGPTAGGTEVTITGTQLGGATSVTIDGVSVPFTQVSETEITFVTPPHAAGTVDVVVTTPEGASAPLPFTYVPPPVLTALTPDEGPASGGTPVTITGTDLGGATSVTIDGVEVPFTQVSPTEITFVTPPHAAGEVDVVVTTPGGESGPLPFTYLPAPLLTELDPDAGPIAGGTPVTITGTDLGGATSVTIDGIPVTFTQVSETEITFVTPPHAAGEVDVVVTTPNGTSNPLPFTYVPVPVLTSLTPDEGPTAGGTDVVIAGTDLEGATSVTVDGVEVPFTVEPDGTISIVTPPHAAGVVDVVVTTPGGSSEPLPFTYVPAPVLTSLTPDEGPTAGGTDVIIAGTDLEGATSVTVDGVEVPFTVEPDGTISIVTPPHAAGVVDVVVTTPGGSSEPLPFTYVPAPVLTSLTPDEGPTAGGTDVIIAGTALEDATSVTVDGVEVPFTVEPDGTISIVTPPHAAGVVDVVVTTPGGSSEPLPFTYVPAPVLTSLTPDEGPTAGGTIVTVEGTNLGGATELTIDGVSVPFTQVDDTTVSFITPPHAAGTVDVVVTTAGGASAPLPFTYVPAPVITALTPDEGPTAGGTPVTITGTDLGGVTEVLVDGVSVPFTPVSDTEITFVTPPHAAGAVDVAVITPGGPSNELPYTYVAAPAITALTPDTGPVAGGTEVTIEGTDLEGATDVTVDGVSVPFTVEDDGTITFVTPPHAAGAVDVVVITPGGSSNPLPFTFVDAPVLALLTPDEGPIAGGTPVTITGTALGGATEVTIDGVPVPFTQVSDTEITFVTPPHAAGEVDVTVTTPGGTSGPLPFTYVPPPAITALEPDEGTTLGGTAVTVTGTDLVGATTLTVDGVPVPFVFLTDTTLQFTTPPHAAGPVPVVVSGPFGASGPLTFTYIPPVVLTALSPDHGPETGGTPVTVTGTGLSTTTEVTIDGVSVPFTIVDDGTLTFVTPPHAPGVVQVVVTNPVGTAQLPFTYNPVTSIDTVTPATGPEAGGTSVVITGLCFTGATAAFFGDVPATSFVINGDTQITAVAPPGVGVVDVSVVGSADCGTGVLEDAFTYLPPLGAILGIEPASGPETGGTPVTLTGTDLGGASLVTVDGVSVPFVQVDDETITFTTPPHAPGAVEVVVTTAAGPTEAVEFTYLPVTTVDGVTPGTGPASGGTQVTITGHCFAGATAVLFGTTPATSFTVVDDTTITAVAPAGTGTVDVTVIGSEDCGEGTLPGGFVYQPAGGGGSGTGGAGTGGTPGRTADTGFEAAGPAAVALLVLVAGVAALVIGRRRSAGA